A stretch of DNA from Amphiprion ocellaris isolate individual 3 ecotype Okinawa chromosome 18, ASM2253959v1, whole genome shotgun sequence:
ATCCAGGTGAACTCCTATGATTGAGCCTTGACCAAAGCGAGGAGAGAACTTCACTTTGTCCCCTTTGTGCTGGAGAAGaccttcaaacacacacatgcatattttctgttgattatcAAGGTCAAAACGTTcagttttatacatttttctgacaatttaAGCTCTAACCTGTGTAGGAGAGTCCCCAGCTGTCTTCATCATGGCCCAGCAGGCTGCCAAAGTTGTATTTGAACTTCTCCAGGTTCAGCTCTGAAGTTCCAATTCCCACCATCTACACAAGAGAATTTTTAAAGCATCTTCACTCAGTGATAGTTTGTTTAACACCCATCGCTTCAGACACATTCAGATTTGGACCACTTCTAATTAATCATTATAAATCATTCCGACTATTACGCACCATGTCAGTTCCATAGACGGGAGAAGTCATCTTGACCTCCCAGTAGTGTTGTCCATCTGTCAGCTCCTTGGTGCCGCGGATGGCAGCAGTGCCACAGCTGTAGTCAGAGTGAAAGCTCACTTTCCTGTTGTCACAGCTGAGGAAGGCTCCAGAGGACTTACAGCGTTCGTCCCACACCCAGTCGAAACCTGAACACACCATACAGGGATAGCAATATGAGCTCTACAGTGCTGATTTCatagtttgtaattttttaaaacttttacacATGCTGACAGCGAAGCACTGCTGGTTCTGGCTGTTAATCATTCCATCTCTGTGGTTTGAACTGAAATATCTTAACAACCACTGGATGGATTTCCATGTAATTTGCCACATTATCGTCACACAGAGGATGACAAATACTGACTTTAGTGATTCCACGACTTCTAATCTACAGCCACCATTAGGCTGACATTTGTAGTTATTGTTATCAACTTATTATCAGTATGATTGCAGTAATGTTGGTGAATCGCTGACTTTTCATGTAACTCCATAATCAGGTCAAACTATCCTGTTTGACCACATACCATCAAACCTAATGGCACTGTCAGCAGCCCCACCTGCACTTTGTCTTCTGTATTAATTAGCTAATGGTACAGTGGTAATATTGTAAATTAGGATGCTTTACATGCCAAGCTGAACAATTAGCTGATTACAGTTCAGAGCAATGCAATTTGCAAATTGCAAAGACTACAGTATAGAACATACGTTGAGCAGCGTGTTGGACTTGGGGTTTAAACTACTGacagtggttttacaaattcatgccaACCTCCTTGTGTGGCAATCTCACTTTAGATAGTATCTCTGATTGTATCTATGGTGCAACTCGAACCACAGTTCGATGTTTTCCTCAAATCATTCATCCCTTATACATGGTAAATATTGCATCTGCTTATCATCAGCATGTGAGCTTTTTTGATGTATGTGTATTTTAGGGTTTAGCTGAAATCACTACTTAGTGGCTGTAGAATCTCATTCTATCCTGGTTCTATGTCTGTTACCAGGATGACTCATTTGACTTTTGATTGATCTTTTGATCTATTACCTTTTCCACTGAATCAGTGGAACTTGTTTGTCAAGCATGACAAAACTGAGATGTTTGCTGGGTAAAGAATTCAGGTCAGCTTGTTGTAAAACAAATCAAGTCTTCACAGGTACAGCAAGCAGTGGTGGAAGATCCTTTGCTTTACTTCAGATCCTTTACTTTAGTAAAATATAGCAAAACAGCAATGTTAAAATACTGCATTAGAAATAAGGTCCTgcataaaaaaatctacttgTGCAAAAGTAGAACTATTAACagcaaaatgtttttactgtattaaagtAAACATGCTGGCTTGGTCCCGCTGACTGATTTATCATTATGTATGacataattaaattattaatattaaagcaacagtgtgtcagcagcatgttactgttgcagctgctgcaggtttcaacTACAGTTATATGTACAGGGACAACAGACAAAGCTGAGCGGTCAAAAGATGATTAatggaagaagaaagaagaaatatctgatacacaaatctgttttcaggttttgtactttttctgtgatctttgatttttggtgaTACTGCATTAATTTACTGAAATGAAGccatgtgagaagtttagagggATTAACTGCTATTTGGTGGAGCTGCTAACATCTGAAATGTAACCCTGACTGCACACTGCTTTTTGAAAGATGTCAGAAGACAAAAATGTTGGAAACTACTGGTTTAATCTTCAACAATGTGTTGTAATTAGTTTGATGTAAGATCTTGGAGTAGAGAGTACAATATTTCTCTCTGATATGTAGTGGAGTGGAAGAGTAAAGTAGCACAAGATAGGAAGTACCTCAACATTCCACTTATGTACAATATTTGAGTAAAAAcacttagttactttccaccactgtcaGCAAGAATATCTGAGTTTTGGACAACATTTGTACTCTCGGTTTTATGTGAGTTCATTCCTTTCACTCAGATAACTAATAAATTGCtaatataactgaatatgtagcTATTGGCTTCCAAACACAATTAAAGTCTGTACAATGTACTTTGATAACACTGTGAAGCCCTGATGTTATTAGAAGTCTTTGCAGCCTGAACACTCCACTTGTGCCAATTTATCATCCACCCTGCTGTGTTAATATGGTGTGTTGCTGTATTCATCAGCTTCTGCTCACCCTGATCCTCCTCCCCACACAGGCAGTCACTGATGACACCAAAACCTGGGTTGAGCTCTTCCGTCCGGTTGCAGGTGCAGAAAGACTCCCCCATCACCGGTACGGTACCGGGCAGGGCCACCACCTCAGAGACAGCCGGGGAACCGGTCAGGTAATCCACCTCAGGCTCCAAGTCACTCATCTGGTTGACACAAACAGCAACGTGTAAGTCCGTAGACATGGCCACGGTCCGGGGGAAGGAATTAGTTCCAGTGGAGGAGCTTGAGGATTAATTTCGTATTTCCACTGGCAGCTGTGATGCCGTTTCACCTTTCATAAACTGCAGCCAAAGTATGTGTTGCCAAGTCTGGATGAAAAATCACGATTTTTCCATGTCGCACTCTACAATCTCAAGAGCCAAATGAGAGCCTGTATGCCATGTTTCAACTAGATAGCCTTACCCCTAAAAGGTCTGCGTGTGTTATTGGTGAGAGAAGTCACGTGTAAGAAAGTAAAATTAGAAGCCTTCCAAAAATACTGGAGAGCTGACCCTGTCTTGCACACAGCCTTTTCAGACTCAGGACGGTCCCAGTGGAAAACTACTGGCACCCAGGTACAAATGCCACCTTTCAAATGAACATGCTTCTCTGTGATTGTCACAACGGTGGAAATACACAGGATTCAACCATTTTTTAATTGTGTAACATCAAGCAAGTGGTGCTACTAAGTGTATCATCCCACAGTCTCACCACATGTCCATTTTATCATGATGCTATCTCCACTTCAGCTATTAATATTTGACccattttcttctttgtgttgcACCCGAGGAACCCCGGCATCTCACCTGTGGCCTCGTCTGTCCCTCCCACTCTTCTGTGTCTGACGTCTGGATCGCTGCCATGGCATCTGTCCCTTGCCGTGGTTCACTCCAGGCCAAATGCACAGCCCGGCCATTTCTGCCTCTCCTCAGCATGGCAGCTCTGTGGACAGACAGTCAAGCAAGCACAAACACCGGATGAGCAGGTTGCATCTGTACAGGAGGTCGTTTACCGTTTATTTATGTCAAGTAAGGTCAGCGTTAAACCCCTAGTTTACATCTGATCACGTTCATTTTTGACACAGTCTGAGCAAGTTATATTCAATttagttcaattcagttttatttatatggcaaTAATTTACAACAtaagtcatctcagggcactttaTATAGTAAAGTGAAGACTGTTCAACGTCATATTTGAACTGCTGCAATCAGGCAAATGTTTCAGGAGCATCAAAGGAAAAACCACCAAATTGATGAACAGCTTCATACCACAAGCAGTCAGATTACTAAACTGCTAGTCTGGTCTTTGGATATTGGAGAAACACTATCTCCTCTGATATGATGACAATAGAgattcatttgatttgatttgataatGTAAAAAGAGGGATAGCAATAAAACGGATTTTATTCTTGACTAAAGAGGGTTTTCTGGGAATTAACAGCATGCTGATTTagctaaatatgacaaaataaggTCTCAAAGTAATTACATCAGAGCAAATTGAATGTCTTATATCATGCTGGTAGATTTTGCAGTCTGATGACTTTTACAGTGCAATGCATTCTTTTTTCAAATCTAAAAGacacatgaaaatatgaaaatcccTTGCATTTGGAAGGTGTTTAGAAAAGGGGACAACAACCTCACACTGCTGTCACTTTTCTTACAACTGAAATTTACGTCAGCTAAAACTGTGAATGCCAAACACTCACTGTAGCCATTTTGTCAGCTCAGCAGAGTTCACTGACTTTAACATTCAGCGCCAGCTCTTAGAGTCTGCGTGAAGCTACAAAATATCCTTGTGAGGAAACATTTCTAGATGCCTTGTGTGTTAGCTTTCCTGTTTCTATCAGCCCCATATGCTGCAATTGGCAGCAGGGAGTGTTTGCATGGACTTGTTCCACCTTTAACCCAACCCTCTGCTCTGCCACTGTGGCAGCTTGTCTATCAGTCAGCCTCAGCAGCAGATAGACACAAATAAGGTCACCTGACCTGCTCACTGCAGGTCAGGTGACCACCGACTTTAATGTCATATCCTATTGTCATATCCTAAAATATCCTATTTTAATAGCACAAGACGGAAAAAGTTAGGATTATTTTATAcagatttcagaataaaagcagtaTTGTTGAGCAGGTTCTATCATGACACAGTGCAACACATACCTATACAGTGCATGTTCACGCATGTTCATGATTGTAAAGTTGATGCGAGGACACTGCttactatttttattgtcagtaaTCTATACTACAATTGCCTTTCTGTtagtgttttggttttcttaaatgtaaTCTTGTTAAAAAAGTCActtataaaactgaaaaatacgaccaatattgcagattttcTCAATACTGTATAGTTGACAATTCAAACCATAAACAGAGTCTTTGTTTCCTTAACATACGGCACGTCGACCTGATAACACATCTTGGTTAATGCCAGAACTGAACACAGCAGCTGGTTGCTGCTTTACAAGCAGGTGCACGAGATGACTGCCATTAATTTAGATTAGTTAGTCTGGAGCTAGTCTCATTTTAATTGGGCCTTACCCTACATACTGTAGCTGCATCATCTGGAGTAACAAGTAGTCAAGGAATAAGTTTATCAGCCATTGGTGCTGAGGGATATGACAAGAATGCATTTGCCACTGAACTATGAGAGCAACATGAATTATGAttaatacataaaaatgtttaaaatctctCTGTTGTACAATCAAATCACTTTTTGTGACCTGACATTCTCATGCAGCAGAATCTCCTCCTCTACTCACACCATCAGTGTAGTAAGACCATCTGTAATTGTCACAGTGAGTCATTCTAGATTATATTATCTAATAGATACATAAACCTCTGAGCAACTCCAGTTTGTATGTTCAGCAAATGTTCCACTAAAGTTCCCCAAACTTTGCTTTGCTATTGCTTCATCCTGAAACATTATTGCAGACTGTATAAAAAGCTTATATCAAAGTTACCAATAATTGTGCTCTTACCTTACAGCAGTCTTCCTGTACACTGTCTTGCAGTGGCTCATCTGAATGTCAGTGTGCCTCTATATCCGACTGTGTGACAGCTGCAGTTTGCACTCTGTCCCACTTCCAGGCGAGATGGACGTAAACATTACCTTTCCACGCCTCCATCCTGTGCTTATTGGATAAGACCTGTGCAGAGGAGGAGTTTATGTTAATTTGCTAAGTTACCTTGGGGTAAATTGGATCATAACTCTGGCCTATTTCCAAATAACGCATCACGTGAAATGTACTGATTTGTTAACATAATGAGCTATCATAATACAATTAGTATTTGGTGATATTTAAGAGACCTAAAACATTGTATACATATTAGAAACAGTTGCTTTGACATCAGTATTTTCTCAACTTACTGTTAGTGATTTTGTTAAAGCAAGGTTCATTATGCCGGCTTGCTCACAAATCGAAGACACAAGGgttcttttcttttactgatgttttactGTGACTTTCTTGAGGCTTTAACATCACAGAGTACACCGTAGAACTGGTGGGGAAAAGTGATGTACATACAATTAGCTTTGCTTCTTTAATACAttgacacaaacataaacacaaataataaaataaacataccaCTTTGGCCTGCTAAGTGAGCAAACGGTGTGAACTTGGGAAGTtgcttatttcttttcttttatacttttatttaacACTCGGTCGGGAGCCTTGTCTGCCGTGTCGGCTGCTTCTCTTTAGCTTAgcaacaaaacaggaagtaacCTGGCCGTGCCCTCTCACATGACTTagcatttacaatttttatattAGTTTAAACCCAATTATTATCACTAGTATGCATTACCTTGGCCTAATAAGCACTTTACAAtattaggaaaataaaaacaatatttatacaAATTAACTGCGCACCAAGCAAATTACTTTTAGCATTACCAATGCGACAGCTCCTCCTAGTGGTAAAACGATGAAGTTAACTTTACTTCAGCAGCTGTTACACTCCCACCATCACACTACTTCTACTGTATGTGTGATCCTAAATAGAAGTTAACACAACATGAACTTACGAACTTTAGCAAATAAACACACTTATAAGTCCTTACTCTGCTTCTAGCAAAAGTATAGTCTTATGTATTGGCCTTTCTAAAACAGTCTTAGTTGAACGTGCTCCTTTATTGTCCCGAGTAGTGTCACTGATGAGAAGCTTGACCTTTCTGACTCTGTCGTCAGCTCCTGGAGTGACTTCTACGACCTTGGCGAGTTTCCACTGGTTTCTTGGAACACAATCTTCTTGTAGAAGAACAATGTCATtgacttttgtgtttcttctgttcTTATTCCACTTACTTCTCTGTTGCAGGTTTAACAGATATTCCTTTCTCCATCTAGTCCAAAATATGTTCGCCAAATACTGCactcttttccatcttttctgcaGGTAGAGATCTTCTTTGACGAATTCTCCGGGCGGTGGTGATATCACTGTTGATTTCATTGTCAAAATATGATTTGGTGTGAGTGGCTCTGGTCCGACTGGATCGTTGATGCACTCGACTGATAGTGGACGGCTATTCACTATCGCCATAGCTTCATACATGAATGTTCGCAACGATGAAGTGTCTAATCTTGAAGTTGACTGGTCGAGAATGGATCTGAGAACATTTCGTATTGTTCGAATCTGTCTCTCCCAGACTCCTCCCATGTGACTTGAAGCAGGTGGGTTGAATATGAAACTGATTCCCAGTTCTTTGAccttttctttggtttcttgCGTTAGAAGCTCATTTCTTGCACCAATAAAATTAGTGCCTTGATCACAATTCAACTGGCTGACTTTTCCACGAATTGCAATGAAGCATCGAAGAGCATTAAGAAAACAGTCTGTGCTAAGATCATCCAAGACTTCTATATGGATAGCTCTCGAacacatacatgtaaataaGAGTCCATATCTCTTCACTtctttcctcccttccttcacACAAAATGGTCCGAAGCAGTCCATACCACTGTATGTGAATGGAGGGGTAGCTTCTAGTCTTTCAGATGGCAGGTCGCCCATCCTTTGTTCTTGGTTgtatttcctgtattttctgcatttgaCACATTTGTATATGAATGATGACACTTCTGTACTGCAACCAATTATCCAAATACCATTGGCACGTATCTCATTGATGGTCATTCCTCGACCCTGATGATGTATCTTCTCATGATAGTGTTTAATGAGCAGACGTGACAGATGATGCTCCTTTGGCATGATAGCTGGATGTTTGATGTTGGGATGGAGTGACGCTTTTGTTAGTCTTCCTCCCACCCTGACGATATCTTGCTTGTCAAGGAATGGACTTAGCTGGTGCAGTTTAGAGTGGCATGATTTGACTTCTTTCTTATCCTTGAGTGACTTGATTTCTTTACTGAATGCTTCTTGTTGGACTGTGCGTATGATGAACTCCTCCGCTTCTTGTCTTTCTTCCAGTGTAGTACTTTCATTGGACATTTCTTTAGAGTTCTTTACATACTTTACACGTCTTCTTAATCTTGCAATTGCTTTCACAGCTCTTGTCCAATCAGAGAACTTTTCGAGTCTTTCTGAGATGGATTTCTGCTCTTTTGCTTGGACTGTGAAAACTTGCGTGACCTTGAGCTCTGGATCTTCAATGCTAATCTCTTTCACTTTGATATCTTCTTTTGGAATGTCTTTTTCCCACAGAAAACTTGGTCCTGTGAACCAGTTGGACTCCACTAGTTCCTTTGTCATGACTCCACGCGATGCATGATCAGCGGGATTTTGTTCAGAGGCAACATATTGCCATTGACTTGGTTCGGTACTTGATCTGATGCGCTGTATTCTGTTAGCAACGAATACGTGAAATCGTCTGGCGTCATTGTTGATGTAACCAAGGACAACTTTGGAATCGGTCCAGTAGTATTGCTGAATGTCTTGGATCTCTAACTCTGTTTTGAGAAAGCTAGCAGTCCTTGCAGCTACTACCGCCGCTGAAAGCTCCAATCTTGGAATCGTTGTCACTTTAGTAGGAGCAACTCTTGCTTTCCCCATTACAAGGGCGCAATGTACTTCTCCAGACTTTGTCACAGTTCTTAGGTACGAGCACACGCCGTAACCAGATACACTTGCATCAGAAAAGCTGTGTAGCTCATACTGTTGTACTTGGTCGAATGTTGATGGGACATAACAACGTGGTATCTTGATAGTGGACAGGTTCTGGAGGTCTCTGAGCCAAGCTTCCCATTGAGGCTTGAGATCTTCTGGAAGTGGCTCGTCCCAGTCCAGTTTATCCTGACACATTCTTTGGAGGATTCTTTTGCCAACGAGAATGAAAGGGGCAACGAATCCAAGTGGATCAAATATTGAGGCCACTGTGGAGAGCACTCCTCTTCTAGTGAAGGGGTTGTTCTTTATGACAACTCTGAAGCGAAATGTGTCTGATGTTACACACCACTGGACCCCTAAGGCCCTTTCCATCTTCGGCTCTCCTAGTGCAAGATCCAGGTCAGTAGCACCTGCTGCACATTCTTCCTTTGGAATAGTATCAAGTACTTCTTTACTGTTGCTAATGAACTTGTGCAGGTGCAGCTTTCCTGTATCACAAAGTTCTCTTGCTTCTTTTACAAGCTGTATAGCTTCTTGTTCTGAGTCGACACTTGCCAAACCATCGTCCACGTAGAAGTTGCGCTGTATGAACTTCACTACGACTTGGCTGAACTTGGTTTCACCTTTGGCGGCTAGATGTTTCAATCCAAAGTTTGCACATCCAGGCGAGGACGCTGCGCCAAACAGGTGGACTCTCATGCGATACACTGATGGTGGCCTTTGCATGTTACCATCCTCCCACCATAGGAATCTGAGGTAATCTTGATCTTGTGAGGCAACATGAAATTGGTGGAACATGCGCTCGACGTCGCACATGATTGCTACTTGTCCTTTCCTGAAGCGACACAGAACTCCTacgagtgtgtttgtgagatcTGGTCCTGACAGGAGATGCTCGTTCAATGATGTATTCTGAAACCTTGCCGAGCAATCGAAGACAACGCGTATCTTATTTGGCTTCTGCGGATGGTAAATGCCATGATGAGGAATATACCATGCTGGTTGATTACTTAGCTCAGCCTCTGGCACTTTCTCAGCATTGCTTCTCTGTATGATGTCTTGCATAAATGCTACATAGTCTTTGAAGTAGCGCTCATCCTTCCTGAGACGTCTTTCCAAACACTTTAGCCTGTGTTCTGCACAAAGTCTGTTATTTGGTAATTCAGGTCTTTCCTCTTTGAATGGTAGTGGCATTTCAAAGTGgccatcttgtttgtgtttgatgcCTTCTTTTACTTTGGCCAGAAACAGTAAATCTTCTTGTGACATAGAGTCTTCTTCAATAGTCCTTTCAACAAAGTCCATTTCCAGCACTTTGACTATCTCTGCCGGAGTGATTTCTTTTACTTCGTTTCGACTCACAAAGTGGACTTCAGTTTTGAGGTTATGACTTGTTTCAAGAACTGGTGAGACTTGTTTTACAATGACACGGTGACTTACTCCTATTTCATCTTCATAATCTTCTCCAGTGTCAGTGTAGCCGATGATGCTCCAACCAAGCAGGGATTTCTGTGCAAATGGCTGGTTTCTCTCACCACTGACCACCTCTAGTGGGAGTAAAGCTTGAGGACAATTATATCCAATCAGTAATCCGACTTCACAGTCAAGCTTGGGTGCCATCTCCTTTGATAGATGTTTCAAATGGGACCAATTCTCTGCCGTTTGACTTGTGGGAATATGAGACCTGTTGGCAGGAATGTAGTCTCTAGTATAGGTTGTTGGTAACTTGATTCTCATTTCAGAGTTCATGCCTCTTACTTGTAGGTCCTTTAACTTGTAACTTGACACAATCTTTGTTTTAGATGTCATTGTGGAAATCTTGAGTTTGACTGGCTCAGACTTTGTCCGTAATGTCTCAGCTGTGTCTTTCAGGATGAAAGTGGTGTCGCTTTGAGTGTCGAGCAGGGCATATACAAGCTTCTCTTTATTTGGTTCATCAACAGTTGACACATAAACTGGAATAACTGAGGAAGTACAACCCTTTGACCTTTGTTGCACAACTCTGTTCGATGTAACTTGTGTGGATTCTTGTTCTTGTGTTTCTGACACCTTTTCTGTAGTCATATTTGTCTTTGGTCTTTCTTGATTATCCTTTACTTGTTGTTCtttatctcttttttctctttcttgatGTAGACAAGTTGGATGAGGTTTCTGACATTTGTCACATACACTTCTGGATGTACAGTTCTTTGAGTTGTGACCTGGCTTTAGGCAACCAAAGCATAGTTTTTCTGACTGCACAAACCTTACTCTTTCTTCAACTGACCTTTCCAGTAGCTTTCGACATTTGTGAATTGTGTGTCCTAGTTTCTTACAAAAGAGACATGTAATGTTTGTCTTTTCGTTTGAGCTTGTGCTGAGTGTTTTAGCATTCAGCATGTTGTTTCGTCTTGGCTTGTCCTTGAAAGAATGCTTGTTATCCGGTTCAGTTGGCTTTATTGCGTGCAGTGATGTGATTGGATTGCATGCAATTCTGGCTTCTTTATTCAAGAACttgacaaaatgagagaaatcaggaaacattttttgttcatcTTGGAATTCAGTCACTTTTCTGTTCCAACGTGCGCTTAGCCAATCAGGTAGCTTTGCTGCTATTCTCTGATTTTCGACACAGTCGTTCAACACTTGTAAACTTTGAATGTAGAGCATGGCTGATTCAACACTGCTTAGAAAGTCTGCGAACTCACGTAGATCTTTGCTGTCTTtggtgttgattttaggccaCGACTGAATCTTGTCACGATATGACTTTCCTATAACAAAAGGATCTCCAAATCTTTCATTGAGTATTTCCCAGGCTGCAGAATATGCAGTGTCTGTTCCAACTAAAAAGTTTCCTTCAATAGCCTTCTTAGCTGAACCTCCAACATACTTTCTTAAGTAGAAGAGCTTTTCTTGTATTGGTAGGTTTTTGCGATCAACTAATGTTTGAAATGACAATTTCCAATCGTTATATTGAAGTGGATCACCTGTGAAGATTGCAGGCTCCGGGATTGGGATTCTGTTTGCAGTGATTGCTTCAGCTAGAGTCTTTACAAGATCAATGGAGGCTGCTTCATTTGCAGTGGAGATAGTTGTTTGAGACACTTGGAGAGGTGCAGTAGGTTGAGTTGTGGCACATTTGGCTTGTGAAGGGATGAATGGTTTTGAGTGTACATTtagagtgtttgtttgtgggaGAGAACTGCTTCGTGTTTCCTTAGGTTGGATAACAAGAGGTCTTTCTTCATCCTCACTGCTTAAACTTTCAGCATACACCTTTAATCTTGCTTGTGCTGCATTATGCTTTTGTAGCTCTTTTAATAGTTCCActtcctttctcttttcttctaaCTTTGTCTTTATTGTGGTGCTCTCTGTTAGAAATTGAGCTCTTTTCTTTGCATCCTCAACTTCAAGCTCTCTTATTTCTTCCTCACATTGatgctgtgttttcattattttaatgacTTCTTCAGTAGCTGCtacttcagctgcagcttcttgtttttgtcgcagTGTTATAGAGGAGTGTTGAGACCTCTTTGACACAGACTTTGACTTGTAGGTAATCCTAGAAGAAGCACTGGACGTACTACTTTCAAACACTGACTCTGAGTCAGGCCAGAGAATGCTATTTGGATCACCATTTTCTTCCAAAAGACACTTAGCCTTTGCTCTAGCCGTTTCACTGATAGCCCAGCACacatcacattttcttcttatttcaATATCAGGACTTTCTATCTTTCTGATAGCATCATAGATGGCACAGACATCACTCATCATAGTGTTAATCACACTCACAGTTTCAGGTATTAAATCAAAGTCTTTATGTTTCAACATTCTTTTAAAACCGTTTATTTGGTATTTCCACTTCTTATAAAGACGCTCAaaatcatttattaaatcaCTTAGCTTTTCTTGTTGCAAGGATTTCCCTTTTTCAGTGAGTGTGCGTACACGCTGACTTCTGCgtacattttctgtctgtgtgctttCAACTGAGGATGAGGGCTGTGgcgtttcttcttcatttgTCTGCTCTTCTGTattttgttcctcattttcatcattttgtacaTCATTATTTGCACTGCTTTCCTCAGTGGTCTGAGTTATAACTTTATCTTCATCTGCCATTTTGCGTTATTTTAgtgcttgttttgttcattgACTTGCTTTAATCTCTTTATCCTTGTGATAAGATTTATTCCTTTGCAGAGAAATGCCACGTGTGGGTATTGGATGCAATTGAATCTTTAATAACAGCTCACAAATACTTGTGCTCCTTCCAAGACACTGACTTTTGTGCTTGCCTTTAAGCCTTTTACTTGTTAGCTTGCTTCTTTACTTGTTCAATGCATTTGTCCAAGCACGTGATACTTTCCTTGCATGTGGTGTAGCATTTCTTGCTAGCAGCTTCGGTCCCGACCACCTCGTGTTGTCCTTCGCCTTCTCCGGGGCAGTAAGTGTTCTACTATGCCGGCTTGCTCACAAATCGAAGACACAAGGgttcttttcttttactgatgttttactGTGACTTTCTTGAGGCTTTAACATCACAGAGTACACCGTAGAACTGGTGGGGAAAAGTGATGTACATACAATTAGCTTTGCTTCTTTAATACAttgacacaaacataaacacaaataataaaataaacataccaCTTTGGCCTGCTAAGTGAGCAAACGGTGTGAACTTGGGAAGTtgcttatttcttttcttttatacttttatttaacACTCGGTCGGGAGCCTTGTCTGCCGTGTCGGCTGCTTCTCTTTAGCTTAgcaacaaaacaggaagtaacCTGGCCGTGCCCTCTCACATGACTTagcatttacaatttttatattAGTTTAAACCCAATTATTATCACTAGTATGCATTACCTTGGCCTAATAAGCACTTTACAAtattaggaaaataaaaacaatatttatacaAATTAACTGCGCACCAAGCAAATTACTTTTAGCATTACCAATGCGACAGCTCCTCCTAGTGGTAAAACGATGAAGTTAACT
This window harbors:
- the LOC111588193 gene encoding SPRY domain-containing SOCS box protein 3-like, encoding MSHCKTVYRKTAVRAAMLRRGRNGRAVHLAWSEPRQGTDAMAAIQTSDTEEWEGQTRPQMSDLEPEVDYLTGSPAVSEVVALPGTVPVMGESFCTCNRTEELNPGFGVISDCLCGEEDQGFDWVWDERCKSSGAFLSCDNRKVSFHSDYSCGTAAIRGTKELTDGQHYWEVKMTSPVYGTDMMVGIGTSELNLEKFKYNFGSLLGHDEDSWGLSYTGLLQHKGDKVKFSPRFGQGSIIGVHLDMWHGTLTFYKNRHCIGVAATRLQNKKFYPMVCSTAAKSSMKVIRACCTPTSLQYLCCAQLRQTLPSCPDVLNTLELPPGLRVLLRSQLGWVFTLSSGPETWEQQEHLPEDFQEEMSLPSSPSPSPIPSPVSTLSACASPSPCTSPIPDTVSYCCACQMSSQTHSNSCQCPPTPPSSDYDSCCSEPEDYKCKRCRWT